A segment of the Curtobacterium sp. MCSS17_007 genome:
CCACGGCAGCGGCCTGACCGTGACCGCGGTCGGACAGTCCAGCGCCGGCACCGTCGTCCTGAACGCCGACGGCACGATCACCTACACCCCGGCGCCGGGCACCTCGGGCACGGCGACCTTCACGTACGAGGTCGCCGGCGCGAACGGCAACCGGGCCACCGGCACCGTCACCGTGACGATCACGCCCGTGGTCGTCGCGACCGACGCGGACGCCACCGCCGACGGCACCCTCGTGGTGCCCGCCGACGAGGGCGTGCTCGAGGACGCGACCGGCACCGACCTGACCGTCACCGACAACACCACGCCCGGCCACGGCACGGTCGTGGTCGGCGGGGACGGCTCGTACACGTACACGCCCGACGCCGGGTACTCCGGCCGGGACGGCTTCGACGTGACGATCACCGACGGCTCCGGGAACACCACGACCGGCACCGTGACGATCACCGTCGCGCCGAAGGCCGTCGACGACACCGCGACCACCACGACGGGGACCCCGGTCGACGTCGCCGTGACCGCGAACGACAAGGGCACCGCGCTCCGGGTGACCGGGGTCGGCGCTGCCGCGAACGGCACCGTCCGGATCTCCGACACGGCAGACGCCGACGGCCCGGGCGCCCGTGCCACCGGTGTGACCTACACGCCCGCCGACGGCTTCTCGGGCACCGACGCCGTCACCTACACGGTGACCGACGGCGCCGGGTCGACCGCGACCGCGACCGTGCGCGTCACCGTCGCACCCACCGCGACCGACGACGTGCTGCAGACCCCGTCCGGCACCGCACTCGCGCTCGGCGGGACCGTGCTCACCGGGAACGACCACGGCACCGGGCTGACGGTCACGGGCCACACCGCCCCGCGCCACGGCGCGGTGACCACCGCGGCCGACGGCTCCCTCCTGTACACGCCGACCGCAGGGTGGTCCGGCACGGACACCTTCACCTACACGGTGACCGACGCCACCGGGCAGACCGCGACCGCCACGGTCACGGTGCTGGTCGGCAACGTCGCGACGGCCGACCACGGCACCACCACCACGAACGAGACGCTGCGGGTGCCCGCCGCCACGGGCGTCCTGAGCGACGACTCCGGCGCGGGCCTCTGGGCGAAGATCGACCGGCAGCCGGAGCACGGCACCGTCGAGCTCCGCGAGGACGGCTCGTACGTGTACACGCCGGCGGAGGGCTTCTCGGGCACCGACACCTTCACGTACACCGCGGTGGACGCGGAGGGCTCGACCTCGACCGGCCTCGTGACGATCACCGTCACCCCGGTGGCGACCGACGACAGCATCCGCACCACCGCCGGCACCCCGGTGACGGCGGTCGACCCGGGTGTGCTCGGCAACGACCACGGCTCGGCCCTGCGGGTCGTGTCCGCGGGGACGGCCCGGCACGGCACGGTCCGGATCGCCGGCGCGGGGACCTTCGTCTACACGCCGGACGAGGGCTTCTCGGGTGTGGACACGGTCACGTACCGCGACCACGACGCCGAGGGCCAGGCAGCGGACGCCACCGTCTGGATCACCGTCGGGATCGACGCCGTCGACGACAGCGCGCGGACCGTCGCGGGCACCCCGGTCGCCCGCGACGCCCGGCACGGCCTGCTCCGCAACGACCAGGGCACCGGCCTGACCGCGGCCCTCGCCCGGAAGCCCGCGCACGGCACCGTCTCGGTGCAGCGCGACGGCTCGTACCTGTACGAGGCGGCGGAGGGCTTCACCGGCACCGACCGGTTCACCTACACGGTGACCGACGCATCCGGTCAGCGGGCGACGGCCACCGCCGTCATGACGGTCGTCGCAGCGGCCAGCGCCACGGACGACTCGGTGACCGGGGCCGTGGACCAGGCGGTCACCATCCGGCCGACCGACAACGACCACGCCAGCGGCGGCGCGCACTTCGTGCCCGCCACGCTGCACCTGGTCGACCCCGCCACCGGCGCACCGACCGACCGCGTGGTCGTCGACGGCATGGGGACCTGGCAGGTCGAGCGCGGACAGGTCGTGTTCACGCCCGAGCACGGCTGGGCCGCCCGCACCTCGATCGACTACACCGTCGAGGACAGTGCGGAGCAGCTCGTCCGGGCGACGATGGAGGTGTACTACCCGACCGGGATCGCAGCAGCGACGCACATCGCGAAGCTCGCCTTCACCGGTACGACCGGACTGGTCGGACTCGGCCTGGCCGCCGTTGCGATGGTCCTCGCCGGGGCGTTCCTGGCGATCCGCCGCCGCGGAGACGGCGCGGGCGAGACGGGAGTGCGCCGCCGCAGCGGGTCCTGATCGCAGTACCCCACGAAGCGGACGGGAGGCCCGGACCACGTCAGCCGACAGGCGCACGTGATCCGGGCCTCCCGTCCGTCGTCCGTGCTCGCGACCCGTGGTCGGGTCGCGGCGACCGTGTGGCTCAGGCCACCCGTTCGATGAGCTGCGGGCCGTCGTTGCGCACGCTGTTCACCGCGCGGGAGACCTCGTACTGCTCGAGCCCGGCTGCGACCGCGAGCGACTCGTGGTCGAGCAGCGCGAGCAGGTCGTCGGAACCGAGGTCCCCGTCGAGCCAGTCGCCGTACCCGTCCGGGGTGAGGAACGCGGGCATCCGGTCGTGGACCTCGCCGGGGGCGACGTGCGCGTCGCGGGTGATGATCGCGAGCGACAGCCGCCACTTCTCCGGGTCGTCCTCGGGCTTCGTCGGGTCCGGCCAGGCGCTCACGATGCCCGCCATGGCCAGCGCGCCACCGGGTTCGTGGACGAAGTGGGGTTCCTTGCCGTCCTCGCGGACGACCCACTCGTAGTAGCCGAGGGCGGGCACGATGCAGCGGTTCGTCGCGAACGCCCGCTTGAACATGCCGCTCGTCGCGACCGTCTCGATGCGGGCGTTGATCGGCTTCGGTTGCTGCTTCCGGAAGTCCTTCGCCCAGCTCGGGACGAAGCCCCAGCTGATCTGGGGGAGCTCGCGCTGCCCGTGCCGCTGCCGGACGGCGTACACGGCGTCGGTCGGCGCGACGTTCCAGCTCGGGGTGAGGCCGGCGTGCACCTCGCCCGTCTCCTGGTCGACGTGCTCGGTGCGCGCGGCGAGCTCACCCACGAGCTCGGGCAGCAGACCGGCCGTGGTGTCGGAGACGACGAACCTTCCACACATGCGCCCAGTGTGCCCGGCGCTGCCGACAGTGGTGCGAGGTCGGGGCGGTCACTCGTCGGGCAGGCGGACCTTCGACCCGTGCGGGTGCCGACGCCAGAGCGGACGGTGCTTCAGCGTCGGTGGCTCCGTCTCGAGTGCCGCGAGGCGCGCACGCTCGGCGTAGCCCAGGCGCAGCACCATCTCCGGGAGCATGAGGAGGTACACGAAGGGCCAGAGGACGACGAAGACCTCGACCTGGCCGGAGACGAGCACCGCGAACCCGCCGCAGGCCGTTCCCACGAAGAGCGGTCCGAGGCGAGAGAGTCGTCGCACCAGGCCACGCTGCAGCAGCGGTACGTCGTTCAGGACGTCGTCGCGGTCCTCGGATGCGATCGGCCGTGCGCGCCGCTCGAGGTAGGGCTGCACCGACCACCGCACGGACATCGTCGCGTCGGGTCGGACCTGCTTGCCGTCGATGCCTTGTCCGGACCTCGGATCGCGAGCGGTCGGGAAGCACGAGTACGCGATCGCGAGGACACCGAGCGTGGCGAAGGTGATCGCGGCGATCGATCGGAGGACGCCGGGTCCGGCCCACCCGTGGGCGAGATCCGTCGCGACGAACAACACGAGTGCGATCGCGGCGATCCCGGCGGCGATCCAGAGGGCACGGCGCACACGCTTGCTGTCGACGACCTCCCAGAGGCTCCCGCGCAACACCTGCCATCCGAGCCGGTACACGTGTTCCTTCTACCCGGCGATGCTGCCGGGCGGGTTAGCGTGGCCCGGGGTGCGCTGGCCGCTGTGTACCTCACCTGAAAGCAGTCTCAGTCTGATGCTGTACCCCGAAAAAGGTTCCAGCACGGTACGGCCCCGGTCTGCCCCTCTTGTCCACATGGCGCGGCGGGTCGGACATGTACCCCCGGGTCCCGGCGGCCCCGAACGGGGGGCAGAATCGATGGATCAGCTGGACGTGCCTGACCCTACATTCAGTCTTCGTGCTCTCCAGGGAGAGCGAAGCGCGTCCGGGCTCATCCCGTGGAAGCAGTAGGGGAGTCCCATGTCGGGGCGTACGTCACGAGCCGGTGTGCTCGCAGGGATCATCACGTCGGTGGCGCTGGTGGCGGAGTTGCTGGTGGTCGTGCCGGCGCAGGCCGCGGAGGTCGAGGACCGTCCGGTGACCTCGCTCCCGGCGGTGGTGTCGGACGCGGTGCCGGCTGCCACTCCGACCGTCCCGGATGGGACGACGGACGCCCCGGCGATCTCGTTCGAGCAGGCGCCGAAGCTCGCCACTGAGGACCGCACCGCGGCACTGCGGGACGAGGACATCCAGCCCGAGTCGCCGGAGTCGCCGTTCGACCCGGACACGTCGAAGCTCGTCGGACGGTCGACGTTCAAGGACACCTACGAGAACACCGACGGTTCGAAGACCGCGGTCATCTCGCAGGTGCCGCAGAACATCAAGGACGACCAGGGCAAGTGGGTCCCGGTGAACACCGACGTCGACGTGACCTCGGCCGGGACCGGCGTGGTCGACGACCACCCGTTGGACCCGGTGTTCGCGGACGACGCGTCGGGCACGGACGTGCTGACGATGCGCCACGACGGGTACACGCTCGCGTACTCCCTCGACGGCGCGGCCGACAGCCCGCTGTCGCACACGAACAAGGGTGGCGCCGGGGACGAGGTCACCTACCGTGACGTGTTCCCGGACACGGACCTGCACTACACGGTGACGAACGGGACCGTGAAGGAGGAGCTCGTCCTGGCGAAGCTGCCGACGAAGGCGCGGGACTCGTGGACGTGGCACGTCCGCGGCAAGGGGCTCGCGGCGACGAGTGAAGACGACGGAGCGATCGTGTTCCGATCGGAGACCGGCAAGGTCGAGTTCGCCGTCCCGCAGCCGCAGATGTGGGACTCCTCCGGTATCAAGGGTGTGCAGGAGCCCGCGCAGACGGCCGTGCACACCGAGCTCGCGGCCGACGGTGACGGGTGGACGATCACGATGTCGCCCGACCGGGCCTGGCTGAGCGATCCCGCGCGGGAGTACCCGGTGCACGTGGACCCGACGTCGGCGGTGTCGTGGTCGAACGACCAGCACGCGTACAAGTCCGACGGCGCGTCGATCACCGACGGTGTCATCCGGATCGGGAACGCCCGTGACGGCGGGGACAAGTACTGGCGAACCGTCGCGCACTTCAACTACGAGCAGGTCTTCGGCAAGCAGGTGATCGACGCGCGCGTCGACGGCTACCTGCACGACGCCGGGACGACGACGTCGTACGCGGGCTCGGTCAGCCAGGCGACGAGCTTCGGCTACGGCGGTGTCGGGCAGCAGATGAGCGTCTGGCCGATCAGCGACGCCGGTTCTGCAGGCGACAGCGGGGTCGCGGACTCGATCGCCTCGTGGGTCCGCTCGCAGACCAAGGGCGTGTACTTCATGCTCCGAGGTCAGGAGACCCCGGGCCTGTACACGTACAAGACCGTCGATGCGGCACTGATCGTGTCGTACAAGGACTTCCCCAAAGCAGGCGGGGCGGTGTCGCCGTCCCCTGCCAACGGTGCCCGCGGGCCGCTCGCCCCGAAGCTCGCGATCTCGGGGACCGACCCCGAAGGCACTGGTCTCGACTACGCGTACCACGTCAGCACCAACAGCAACCCCGACGTCGGCACGGTGTGGGACTCGGGC
Coding sequences within it:
- a CDS encoding SOS response-associated peptidase, producing the protein MCGRFVVSDTTAGLLPELVGELAARTEHVDQETGEVHAGLTPSWNVAPTDAVYAVRQRHGQRELPQISWGFVPSWAKDFRKQQPKPINARIETVATSGMFKRAFATNRCIVPALGYYEWVVREDGKEPHFVHEPGGALAMAGIVSAWPDPTKPEDDPEKWRLSLAIITRDAHVAPGEVHDRMPAFLTPDGYGDWLDGDLGSDDLLALLDHESLAVAAGLEQYEVSRAVNSVRNDGPQLIERVA